The DNA window CTGGTCGAGATCGGGACCGGCGGGGACGTGGTCCCCGCGCAGTCGGTGCAGAACCTGCGGCGGGCCCAGCCCGGCCTGCGGGTGCGGAACACCTACGGACCGACCGAGACCACCCTGTGCGCGACGTGGAAGCCGATCGAGCCCGGCGAGGAGCTCGGGTGGGAGCTGCCGGTCGGCCGTCCCATGGCCAACCGCAAGGTCTACATCCTCGATGCCTTCCTGCGCCCGGTCGCGCCGGGAGTGGCCGGCGAGCTGTACATCGCCGGCACGGGGCTGGCCCGCGGGTACCTCACCAGCACGGGCCTGACGGCCGAGCGGTTCGTGGCGTGCCCGTTCCTCGCCGGTGAACGGATGTACCGCACCGGCGACCTGGCGCGCTGGAACAAGGACGGCGAGGTGGTGTTCCTCGGCCGAGCCGACGACCAGGTGAAGATCCGCGGCTACCGGGTGGAGCTGGGCGAGGTGGAGGCCGTGCTGGCGGCCCAGCCCGGGGTGGTCGAGGCAGTTGTCATGGCGCGGGAGGACCAGCCGGGCGAGAAGCGTCTGGTGGGCTACTTCGTCTCCGACGGCAGTGATGCGGGGCCGGAACAGATCCGGCGTCACATGGCCCTGGTCCTGCCCGCGTACATGGTGCCGATGGCGGTTGTCGCCCTGCCCGGCCTGCCGGTCACCGCCCACGGCAAGGTGGACCGCCGGGCCCTGCCCGCCCTGGATCTCGCGGGACACGCGTCGGAGAAGGTGCCGGAGAGCGAGACCGAGAAGGTGCTGTGCGCGCTGTTCTCCGAGATCCTCGGCGTCGACCACGTGGGTGGCGACGACACCTTCCACGACCTCGGCGGGAGTTCGGCGCTGGCCATGCGGCTGATCGCGCGGATCCGTGAGGAACTCGGCGCGGATCTGCCCATCCGGCAGCTGTTCTCCTCGCCGACACCCGCGGGTCTGGCGAGGGTGCTTGCCGCGAAGTCACGCCCCGCACTGGAAGCCGCCCAGCGGCCGGACCGGGTGCCGGTCACCACCCGGCAGCTGCGCGCCCGGCTGCTGGCCGAGCCCGGGAAGGAGACGGCCGGCCTGCACGCGTCGGTCGCACTGCGCCTGCGCGGCCGGTTGGACGTGCCCGCGCTGGCGGCGGCGCTCGGCGACGTCGCGGCCCGGCACGAAATCTTCCGTACGACCTTCCCCGGCGACGCACAGAGTGTCCACCAGCACATTCAAGACGCCCTGGCGGTCGAGCTGACTCCCGTCCCGGCCACCGAGGAGGACCTTCCCGGGCTGCTCGCCGAGCGGCGCGAGTCGGCGTTCGACCTCACCAAGGACGTGCCGTGGCGATGTGAGCTCTTCGGACTCGCGGAGAAGGAGCACGTGCTGCACCTGCAGGTGCATCGGATCCTCGCCGACGACGACTCGCTGGACGTGTTCTTCCGCGACCTGGCGGCCGCATACGGCGCGCGGCGCGAGGGCCGGGTCCCGGAGCGCGCGCCCCTGGCCGTGCAGTTCGCCGACTACGCGATCTGGGAGCAGCGACTGCTCGCGGACGAGAACGAGCCGGGCAGCCTGCCCAACGAGCAGATTGCCTTCTGGCGGGACAACCTGGCCGGCATCGACGGAGAGACGGCGCTGCCGTTCGACCGCCTGCGGTCGGCTGTCGCGTCGCGTCGGGCCGGTACGGTCGAGCTGCGGCTGGACGCGGGCCCGTACGCCCGGTTGATGGACGCAGCGGAGTCGGCCGGCGCGGACGCGTTCCAGGTGGTGCACGCCGCGCTCGCCATGCTGCTGACGAAACTGGGCGCGGGCCACGACCTGGTGATCGGCACGACGCTGCCCCGGGACGAGGACCTCATCGACCTCGAGCCGATGATCGGGCCGTTCGCCCGGCCGGTCGCCCTGCGCACGGAAGTCTCCGGCGACCCGACCTTCCTGGAAGTCGTCACCCGCGTGCAGGAAGCGGTCCAGGCCGCGCAGGAGCACCTGGACGTGCCCTTCGAGCGGCTCGCCGAGCTGCTCGACCTGCCCGCCTCGCTCTCCCGCCACCCCGTGTTCCAGGTGGGGCTGGAGGTGTTGGAGGAAGGGCTCGGCACCTGGGACGCGATGGAACTGCCGGGCCTGCGCACCGATGTCGAACCCGGCGGGGCCGAAGCCATGGAGCTGGATCTCGCGTTCAAGCTCACCGACCGCCTCGACGACGACGAGGAGGACTGCATCGAAGGCATCCTCCGCTATGCCACCGACCTGTTCGACCGGGACACGGCCGAGTCGGTGGCCCGGCGGCTGGTCCGCGTCCTGGAACAGGTGGCGGAGGATCCCCGGCGGCGGATCAGCGACCTGGACATCTTCCTGGACGACTTCGAACGCAGCCGTCCGGTCATCGCACCGGCACGGTGGGCCGGGGCCGTGCCCCCGGCGCTCGCCGACCTGGCCGAGGACGGTCCGCCCGGTGCGCTCCTGCTCGACGACCAGCTGTGCCCGGTCACTCCCGGGGCCGTGGGCAATCTCTACGTCACCGGGCCCGCAGTGGACGCGGGCAAGGCCGGTCGGTCGACCGTGCCCTGCCCGTTCGGGACTCCGGGACATCAGATGCTGCGCACGGGCCTGCTCGCCCGGAAGACCTCGGCCAAAACCCTGGTCGTCGTGGGCGAGCGGCGGCGCTCGACCCCTTCGGTGAAGACGGGTGACTACGAGATCCTGCTGCCGCTGCAAGTCGGCGGTGACCGCCCGCCACTGTTCTGCCTCCACGCGAGCGGCGGTCTGAGCTGGAACTATCAGCCGTTGCTGCGGCATCTTCCCGCGAATCAGCCGGTCTACGGAGTGCAGGCACGCGGCTTGGCCCGTACCGAACCCCTGCCCGGCAGCGTCGAGGAGATGGCGGCCGACTACCTCGAGCACATCCGGGCTGTGCAGCCGACCGGGCCGTACCACCTCCTCGGCTGGTCCCTCGGCGGGCGGATCGCGCAGGCGATGGTCGCGTTGCTCGAGGCGGAAGGGGAGGAGGTCGGCCTGCTCGCCCTGCTCGACGCCTATCCCGTCTACATGGGACGGAACGCGACCGGCACGGTGAGCGAAGAAGCCATGCGCGACGAGGAGGCCCTGCAGAAGCGCAAGGAGCAGGACCTGGAACTCGCCGGTGGACTGGTCCAGGGGCCCGGCACCAGGAAGCGCCTCGAGGCGGTGATGCGAAACCTCTGGGAGGTCGGGCCGCGGCATATCGCCTCGCCCTTCGCCGGCGACATCCTGCTCTTCATCGCCTCGATGGAACGGCCGGCGCATCTGCCCGTACCGGAGGCGATAGCCAGCTGGAAGGACTTCACCAGCGGAACCATCGAGCCCCACGAGATCCCGTCCAACCACTACGACTTGGTGCAACCAGCGGCGCTGGCCCAGATTGGTGCCATCGTCGCCGAGAAGCTCCATTCCCGGCCGAAGAGCGAAAGGACAGAACGATGACCAACCCGTTCGACGACGACGGATCCTTTTTCGTGCTGGTCAACGATGAGGGCCAGCATTCCCTCTGGCCGACCTTCGCGGAAGTGCCCGCCGGATGGTCCCGTGTCCACGGTGAGGCCACCCGTCAGGAGTGCCTCGACTACGTCGAGGAGAACTGGAAGGACCTCCGGCCGAAGAGCCTCATCCAGGAAGCCGGCGTCTGAGGCGAAGGCGTCCAGCTGCTCGATGTGGACGGTTGGACGGGCTCGGCGCCCGTCCAACCGGCTCGCGACAACGATTCCTCATCCGAGGCTGGACGAGGCGAAAGGACCTGTGCGGTGCCCGAGGAGAACAACGCTGTCCGGGGAACGTTCGAGGAGATCAACGTTGACCTGGGCCTGGACATACACCGACGGGACCGGTTCGATCCGGTGCCGGAGCTGCGCGCCTTGATGGCCGAAGGCCCCATGGCCGTACTGGGCGTCGAGGATGTCCCCGAAGGGCGGACCGCGTGGCTTGCCGCCGGGTACGACGAGATCCGGCATGTTCTCAGCTCGGACAAATTCAGTTCCAAGCTGCTCTACCGTGGCACCGCGGCCGGTTTCATATTCCCCGGCTTCCTCACCCAGTACGATCCACCGGAACACACGCGTCTGCGCCGGATGGTGACAGGCCCGTTCGCCATCCGGCGAATACAGGGGTTTCGGCCGCAGGTTGAGAAGATCGTCGAAGCCACCCTTGACGACATCGAGGCCACCGGTGGCCCGGTGGACTTCGTCCCGCATTTCGGGTGGCCCATCGCGACGACGGTGACCTGTGATTTCGTCGGCATTCCACGCGATGATCAGGTGGAGCTGTCCCGTGCCCTGCACGCCAGCCGGGCCGAACGGTCGGGTAAGCGGCGCCTGGCGGCGGGAAACAAGTTCTGGGCGTACATGAACCAGGTCGTGACGCGTACCCGCCGCGATCCCGGTGACGACCTGTTCGGCGTCGTGGTGCGCGAGCACGGCGACGACATAACCGACGCGGAGCTGATCGGAGTGGCCGCGTTCGTCATGGGCGCCGGCGGGGACCAGGTGGCTCGCTTCCTCGCGGCGGCCGCATGGCTGATGGTCGAGGAGCCCGAGCAGTTCGCCGTGCTGCGGGACAGGCCGGACACCGTGCCGGACTGGCTGGACGAGGTGGTCCGGTACATCACCAGTGACGAGAAGACCACTCCGCGCGTCGCGTTGGAGGACGTGCGTATCAGTGGTTGCCCCATCAAGGCAGGCGACACCGTCACACCCTCGTTCCTGGCCGCGAACCGCTGGAACTTCCCCGGCCCGGACGACCGCTTCGACATCACCAGGGAAAAGCCCGCGCATGTCGCGTTCGGGCACGGCATCCATCACTGCCTCGGCCGGTCGCTGGCCGAGATGGTGTTCCGGGTGGCGATTCCGGCTCTGGCACACCGCTTTCCCACCCTGCGGCTGGCCGAACCGGACCGCGAGATCAAGTTGGGGCAGCCGCCGCTCAACGTGGAAGCCCTGCGGCTCAACTGGTAGCGCCGGATCTAGGAGGAGAATCGATGGCAGGGGAGGAGCTTCCCGTTGAGTGGTGACGACCCACGCCCCGTCCACGTTCGCAGGCACGGCCTCGATCCGGCGGACGAACTGCTCGCTGCAGGACCGCTGACGAGGGTCACCGTCGGATCCGGAGCGGACGCCGTGACCCGCTGGATGGTGACCACGCACGCCCTCGTCCGACAGGTGATGGGCGATCACAGGAGGTTCAGCACACGGCGACGCTGGGACCGGCGGGACGAGATCGGCGGGGAGGGCATCTTCCGGCCGCGTGAGCTGGTCGGCAACCTGATGGACTACGACCCGCCGGAGCACACCCGGATGCGGCAGAAGCTGACCTCCGGCTTCACGCTGCGCAAGATGCAGCGTATGCAGCCCTCCATCGAACAGATCGTGACCGAGCGTCTCGATGCCATGGAGCAGGCGGGATCCCCCGCGGATCTGATCGAGTACGTCGCCGAGGAGGTGCCCGGGGCCGTGCTGTGCGAGCTGATCGGCGTGCCCCGGGACGACCGGGTCATGTTCATGCAGCTGTGTCACGGGCATCTCGATGCCTCGCGAAGCCAGAAGAGGCGGGCGGCGGCCGGCGAGGCCTTCTCCCGCTACCTGTTGGCGATGATCGCCAGAGAACGGAAGAATCCGGGCGAGGGGCTGATCGGAGCCATCGTCGCCGAACACGGCGACGCGGCCACGGACGAGGAGCTGAGGGGCTTCTGCGTCCAGGTGATGCTGGCCGGCGACGACAACATCTCCGGAATGATCGGGCTGGGCGTGCTGGCGCTGCTGCGGCACCCCGAGCAGATCGCCGCGTTTCGGGGCGACGAGCGGTCGGCGCAACGGGCGGTCGACGAGCTGATCCGCTACCTGACGGTCACCTATTCCCCGACACCCCGCATCGCCATGGAGGACGTCATCATCGGGGACCAGGTGGTCAAGAAGGGGGAGAGCGTCATCTGCTCGCTTCCGGCGGCCAACCGTGACCCTGCCCTGACGCCGGATCCGGAACGTCTCGATGTCACGCGCGATTCCGTCCCGCATGTCGCGTTCGGGCACGGCGTCCATCATTGCCTCGGAGCAGCTCTGGCCCGCCTCGAACTGCGGACTGTCTATACCGCTCTGTGGCGGCGATTTCCCGGGCTGAGGCTCGCGGATCCCGCGCAGGAGGACATGTTCCGCTTGACCACCCCTGCGTATGGACTGACGGAGCTGATGGTCGCTTGGTGATTGTCCGGAATAACTGCTGTGACCGGTGATGCAAACGACCACAGAGGAGTAGGTATGAACGGAATCCGATGGATCGCGTCCTATCCCAAGGCCGGAAACACGTGGCTCAGGTGCATGCTGGCCGCCTACATATCGGGAGAATCCCCGAAGGTCTGGAACGATGTGTACGCCACGACCCCCGTGCTCGAGGGGATGCTGCGTTACGGAGATCTGCCGCCGGTGGAGCCGACGGAACCGGTGCTGCTGAAGACGCACCTCAGGGCCGATGTGCCGGTGCTGGACGTGCTGAGGAAGTCGACCGGCAAGGTTCTCTATCTTGTGCGCAACCCGAGGGATGTCCTGCTCAGTTCGCTGCGCATGGCCGCGATACCGCTCGACGACCTGGAGAGAAGCCGCGCCTTCGTCCGCGAATTCATCGCCACGGAAGGCCACCAACTGGCGGCGCTCTCGCCGGGCGTCGGTATCGGGTCGTGGCCGGAGAACGTGCGGAGCTGGACCGAGTCGTCGGGTGACCGCTTCCCGAACGCGGACCTGCTGACGGTGCGCTATGAGGATCTGCGTGCCGATCCGGTAGCACGGCTCGCCGAGATCATGGAATTCCTCGCCCTCGGGGAGCCCGTCGAGATCGCGAACATTCGCCGCGCGGTGGAAGCCAGCACCCTGGAACGGATGCGTGAACTGGAGCAGCAGAGCGCACGGGTGGGGGGTGGGACGTCGCCCACTGGCCAGGAGGCCGGCGGTGATGGGCCGAAATTCGTGGGCGAGGGCAGGTACGGCGACCGTTCACTGTCCTTCTTGGGCGATGAGATCGAGTCCGCCTATCAGGAGCTGCTGCATGGGGACTCTGCATACGCTCATTACGCGAAGCAGTACGGGTACGCCGAATAGCTAGCTGTCCCCGAAACGCTAGTATCGGCCAGTGAAGGAGATTCCACTCGTATGGGGCAGCGTATCGGTCAGGTCGCACCAATCCTACGAGAGCCGCCGAACTTCAAGTTGAGAACGAACTGTGATCCGCATGCGGAAAACTTCGATCTCCAAGCGCATGGCCCGCTGTTCCGGATTGTCGGAGAGGCGTCCGAGCAGCTGGGCAGGGACTATGTTTGGCAGGCGTTCGGGTACGACGTCGTGCGCAGGATATTGGGCGATCACGAGAATTTCACGACCCGGCCTCGGTTCATCCAGGGGGAATCGGAGGAACGCGTAGAGCCCCAGTTCGTCGGGCAGATATCGACGTATGATCCGCCTGAGCACACACGCCTGCGGAAGATGCTGACACCGGAGTTCACGGTCCGGCGCATACGCAAGATGGAGCCCAACATACAAGCCCTTATCGACGATCGGCTCGAGATGATGGACGCCGCGGGACCACTCGCGGACATCCAGCGGGATTTCGCCGATCCGATCGGCGCGGGTGTTCTGTGTGAGCTGCTCGGCATCCCGCGGGATGATCGACGCGAGTTCGTCCGTCGGCTCAGGCGGAACGTCGATCTGAGTCGCGGGCTCAAGGCGAGGGCCGCCGACAGCGCGGCGTTCAACAGGTACCTGGACAACCTGATCACCCGGCAGCGGAAGGACCCCGGCGAGGGGCTCCTCGGCATGGTCGTGCAAGGGCACGGGGACAACATCACGGACGAGGAGTTGAAGGGCCTGTGCATGGCGCTGATCCTCGGTGGTGTCGAGACCGTCGCGGGGATGATCGGATTCGGGGTCGTCGCGCTTCTGGATAACCCCGACCAAATACCGTTGCTTTTCGCGGGCCGCGAGAAGGCCGATCTCCTGGTCAACGAACTGGTGCGTTATCTGTCGCCCGTGCAGGGGCCAAATCCCCGCCTGGCCATCAAGGACGTGGTCATCGATGGACAGTTGATCAAGGCGGGGGACTATGTGCTGTGCTCGGTTCTCATGGCCAACCGGGATGACGCGCTGACGCCGAACCCCAACGTCGTCGACGCGAACCGTGAACCGGTCTCGGACGTGGGATTCGGGCACGGCATCCACTACTGCGTAGGCGCGGCGTTGGCAAGGGCGATGCTGCGAATTTCCTATCAGTCCCTCTGGCAGCGCTTCCCCGGGCTCCGGCTGGCAGTGCCCATCGGTGAAGTGAAGTACCGAAACGCGTTCGTCGACTGCCCGGATCAGGTGCCAGTCACTTGGTAGTGATCGAGCGGTGCACCCTCAGAAAATCAGCCGCAATAATGTGACCCGCAACAGAGGAGACGGTGGCGAGATGTCGGTCGAAGAATTCGATGTAGTGGTGGCCGGTGGTGGGCCGGGTGGTTCGACGGTGGCCACACTCGTGGCCATGCAGGGCCATCGGGTGCTGCTGCTGGAGAAAGAGAACTTTCCCCGGTACCAGATCGGTGAGTCGTTGCTGCCCGCCACGGTGCACGGAGTGTGCCGGATGCTCGGCGTCGCGGACGAACTGGCCGAATGCGGGTTCCCGATGAAGCGGGGTGGCACGTTCCGCTGGGGCGCTCGCCCGGAGCCGTGGACGTTCCACTTCGGCCTCTCCGCCCGGATGGCCGGCTCGACGTCGTACGCCTATCAGGTCGAGCGGGCGCGATTCGACGAGATCCTGTTGAACAACGCCAAACGCAAGGGTGTGGTCGTGCGGGAGGGATGCGCGGTCACCGATGTGGTGGAAGACGGCGATCGTGTCACCGGTCTGCGTTACACCGATCCCGATGGCATTGAGCGTGCGGTGTCGGCGCGCTTCGTGGTTGACGCGTCGGGCAACAAGAGCCGGCTGTACACCAACGTCGGCGGCACGCGGAACTATTCGGAGTTCTTCCGCAGCCTGGCGCTGTTCGGGTACTTCGAAGGGGGCAAGCGGCTGCCCGAGCCCGCCTCCGGCAACATCCTGAGCGTGGCCTTCGACAGCGGCTGGTTCTGGTACATCCCGCTGAGCGACACGCTGACCAGCGTCGGCGCGGTAGTGCGCAGGGAGGACGCCGAGAAGGTCCAAGGAGATCGGGAGAAGGCACTCAATTCCTTGATCGCCGAGTGCCCGATGATCTCGGAATACCTGTCGGACGCGACCCGGGTGACGACCGGCAAGTACGGGGAAGTGCGGGTCCGCAAGGACTACTCGTATCAGCAGACGAGTTACTGGCGGCCGGGGATGGTTCTGGTCGGCGATGCCGCGTGCTTCGTGGACCCGGTGTTCTCTTCCGGGGTGCATCTGGCGACCTACAGCGGGCTGCTCGCGGCCCGGTCGATCAACAGCGTCCTCGCGGGCGAGCTGGATGAGAAGACGGTACTGACCGAGTTCGAGGCGCGGTATCGCCGCGAGTACCAGGTGTTCTACGAGTTCCTCATGTCGTTCTACCAGATGAACGTGAACGAGGACTCGTATTTCTGGCAGGCCAAGAAGGTCACGAACAGTCAGAACGCCACGGATATCGAGTCGTTCGTGGAGCTGATCGGTGGGGTGTCGTCCGGTGAGACGGCGCTGACGCCGGCGGACAGGATAGCCGAGCGCAGCGCCGAGTTCGCCGCGGCCGTGGATCAGATGGCAGGCGGCGACCAGGAGGACATGGTGCCGATGTTCAAGTCGCAGGTGGTCCAGCAGGCGATGCAGGAGGCGGGCCAGGTGCAGATGAAGGCGCTGCTCGGCGAGGACGCCGAGCCCGAGCTGCCGCTGTTCCCCGGCGGGCTCGTGACCTCGCCCGACGGAATGAAATGGATGCCCCATCAACCGGCGTGAACCCTCCGCGCTTCGGACAGTCCGCCGGTGCTCAAAGTCCTACGAAACAGGGGATGCGAAATGCGTGTGTTGCTGTCGACGTATGGCAGCCGCGGAGACGTCGAACCGCTGGCAGCACTGGCGGCGGGGTTGCGGGAGCTCGGCGCGGAGGCGCGGGTGTGCGCACCGCCGGACTGCGCGGAGCGGCTGGCCGAGGTCGGTGTGCCGCATGTGCCGGTCGGCCCGTCGGCGCGCGCGCCGAGACACGGAACTGCGCCGCCGTCCCCCGAGGACATGCTCAGATTCTCGGCCGAGGCGATCGCCACGCAGTTCGACCAGCTCCCGGCAGCCGCCGAGGGGTGTGACGCGGTGGTGACGACCGGTTTGCTGCCCGTCGCGATCGGGGTCCGGTCGGTGGCCGAGAAGCTGGGCATCCCCTACTTCTACGCCTTCCACTGCCCGATCTACATGCCGTCGCCGTACTACCCGCCGCCGCCTCCCCTTGGCGAGCCGCCCGCACGGGATGTGACCGACATCGGGGCGCTGTGGGACCGGAACAACCAGAGCGCCTACCGGCGGTACGGCGGCCCGCTCAACGACAGGCGGCGCGCGATCGGCCTGCCACCGGTGGAGGACATCTTCACCTTCGGTTACACCGATCATCCCTGGCTGGCGGCGGACGCGGTCCTGGCCCCGCTGCAGCCGACGGACCGCGACGCCGTGCAGACCGGAGCGTGGATCCTGCCGGACGAACGGCCCCTTTCGGTGGAACTGGAGGCGTTTCTGGATGCCGGGTCACCGCCGGTGTACGTGGGTTTCGGCAGCCTGCGTGCGCCTGCGGACGCCGTCCGGGTGGCCGTCGAGGCGGTCCGTGCCCATGGCCGCCGGGTGATCCTCTCCCGCGGATGGGCCGATTTGATCTTGCCCGACGACCGGGATGACTGCTTCACCATCGGAGAAGTGAACCAACAGGTGCTGTTCGGCCGGGTGGCCGCCGTCATCCACCACGGCGGCGCGGGCACGACGCACGTGGCCGCGCGGGCAGGCGCCCCCCAGGTCGTGGTGCCCCAGATCGCGGACCAGCCGTACTACGCCGGCCGGGTGGCCGAGCTGGGCATCGGGGTGGCACATGACGGTCCGGCCCCGACGTTCGAATCCTTGTCGGTCGCGCTCGGCACAGCCCTTGCCCCGGGAACCCGCGCACGAGCGACGGCCGCGGCAGGCACGATCCGCGGCGATGGGACAAGGGTGGCCGCGGAGCTGCTGCTCGATGCGGCCGGCCAGGACAAGGAGGCTGTCCCCGCATGAACCACACCGGTCCGTCCAGTCCTCACTCGTTGCGACGCGGTAAGGCCGTCGATAGATTGACTGCCATGTTTCGCGGCCCCGACCGGACCCGATTACTGGTGATATCCCCTCATTTGGACGACGCGGTCCTGTCCTTCGGGGCCGGCCTCGCCCAGGCGGAGCGGGACGGTGCACAGGCGACCGTCTTCACGGTATTTGCCGGCACCGCATCACCTCCCTACTCCCCGGCGGCGCAGCGATTGCACGGAATCTGGGGCATCTCGCCGGATCAGGACGCATCGCTGTATCGCCGAAAAGAAGACATTGCCGCTCTCGGCCACCTGGGGGTCGACTACCGGCACGGCCGATTCCTTGAGGCCATTTATCGCAAGTTGCCGGATGGTCAATGGCTGGCTGACAACGTGCCAGGCCGGCAGAAGGTGGCAATCAGCAGACAATCGTCACAGGGCGATTCGGATCTGTTTTCCGCGGTAAAGGCTGACATCGAGACGGTTGTCGACGAGTGTACTCCGACGCTGATCGTCACCTGTGCGGCCGCCAACGGTCATACCGACAACGAGATCGCACGAGATGCCGCGCTGTTCGTGGCGCACGAGCAGCGCATTCCGGTGCGACTGTGGGAAGACCTTCCGCACGCGATCTTTGGGTTGGGTCCCGTCGAACTGCCGAGGGGATTTCGTCTCGGTCCTCCCGATTTCAGTTCCGTCAAGACGGAGACACGGGCGCGGAAATTCGAAGCCCTGAAGCGCTATCCGTCGCAAATGTCGATGCTCAACGGGCCCGACAAGGATCTGTTCGCCCAGCTGGAAAAGCATGCTCGGGAAAACTCACCACACGGCGGGTACGGCGAAAAGACCTGGGAAGTTGTCTGACGAATGTCGACCAGGAGGTTGGCCTTATGAGTAATCAGCTGGAGCATGGCCCGGTTCGGACGACTCGCGCGGAAGCTTTGCTGGCCTCCGTAGGCGAGCGAGGCGTACTGCGCAGTTTCTATGACGAGGACGTCGGGTCCGATTTGATGCAGGATGCGGACGGCATCTCGGAAGCGCAGGAGATGGCCGCCCGCATTCGCCCTGCGTCCGGACCGGTGCTGGAACTCGCTGCCGGAACGGGCCGGCTGACCTTCCCCTTCCTGACGCTCGGGTTCGAGGTGACCGCACTTGAGCTGTCGACCACGATGGTCGCCAGCCTTCGGCGGCAGCTGGAAGACGAGCCGGCGGATCTCCGGGGCCGGTGCACCGTGGTTCAAGGAGACATGAGCGCCTTCGCGTTGGATCAGCGCTTTGGAAGCGTGGTCATCAGCTACGGCTCGATCAGCCTCCTGGACGACGCCGGTAGGCGTGGCCTGTACGCGTCGGTTCGTGAGCACCTCGAGCCCGGCGGGCAGTTCCTGATCAGCATGGCCAACGCCGGCAGGTCGGAGTCGCTGGAGCGCGATCAGGAGTTGTCAGG is part of the Streptomyces sp. NBC_00654 genome and encodes:
- a CDS encoding MbtH family protein; amino-acid sequence: MTNPFDDDGSFFVLVNDEGQHSLWPTFAEVPAGWSRVHGEATRQECLDYVEENWKDLRPKSLIQEAGV
- a CDS encoding cytochrome P450, whose product is MPEENNAVRGTFEEINVDLGLDIHRRDRFDPVPELRALMAEGPMAVLGVEDVPEGRTAWLAAGYDEIRHVLSSDKFSSKLLYRGTAAGFIFPGFLTQYDPPEHTRLRRMVTGPFAIRRIQGFRPQVEKIVEATLDDIEATGGPVDFVPHFGWPIATTVTCDFVGIPRDDQVELSRALHASRAERSGKRRLAAGNKFWAYMNQVVTRTRRDPGDDLFGVVVREHGDDITDAELIGVAAFVMGAGGDQVARFLAAAAWLMVEEPEQFAVLRDRPDTVPDWLDEVVRYITSDEKTTPRVALEDVRISGCPIKAGDTVTPSFLAANRWNFPGPDDRFDITREKPAHVAFGHGIHHCLGRSLAEMVFRVAIPALAHRFPTLRLAEPDREIKLGQPPLNVEALRLNW
- a CDS encoding non-ribosomal peptide synthetase, which gives rise to MNKRCKEQTVTVDGTRPRPRSSVEDVWPLSPLQEGMLYHTALDHDGPDAYTVQTVYGIDGPLDAARLRASWQAVVDRHAALRACFRYVSGAQMVQVIARDAEIPWRETDLSGLPDDVADSEVDRLAADEVAERLNIETAPLMKLHLIRLGPERHRLVHTLHHVLVDGWSMPVIHRELAAIYAADGEASGLPPAGSYRDYLAWLGRQDKEAARAAWRKELAGLDTPTTVAPADPTRVPDIDTVVLELSTELTEGLAGLARRHDLTLNSIVQGAWAVVLSQLAGRTDVVFGATASGRPGDLAGVESMVGQLLNTLPVRVRLDGGRRAVELFAELQRGQSALMPHHHVGLQDVQAVAGPGAVFDTLIIYENFPRKGLGRAPDEGLTLRPLKRGRNSSHYPFTLITGPGEQMPLILDYDRGLFDQAVAESVVGALARVLERLVAEPDVLVGRLTLLSEAERALVVDEWNATEGPVPGESMVGMFARRVAAAPDAVAITDAGGADLTYAEVDRASNRLAGYLAGRGVGRGDRVGVAMDRSPDLLIAFLAIWKTGAAYVPVDVEYPAERIAFILDDSAVSTVLCTEATSGVAPKDAIVLDAPRTRAAVDGCAATAPESRPSADDLAYVMYTSGSTGLPKGVGIPHGGVAGLAGDAGWQIGPGDGVLMHATHVFDPSLYAMWVPLAMGGRVLLTEPGVLDAAGVRQAVERGATAVHLTAGTFRALAETSPECFAGLVEIGTGGDVVPAQSVQNLRRAQPGLRVRNTYGPTETTLCATWKPIEPGEELGWELPVGRPMANRKVYILDAFLRPVAPGVAGELYIAGTGLARGYLTSTGLTAERFVACPFLAGERMYRTGDLARWNKDGEVVFLGRADDQVKIRGYRVELGEVEAVLAAQPGVVEAVVMAREDQPGEKRLVGYFVSDGSDAGPEQIRRHMALVLPAYMVPMAVVALPGLPVTAHGKVDRRALPALDLAGHASEKVPESETEKVLCALFSEILGVDHVGGDDTFHDLGGSSALAMRLIARIREELGADLPIRQLFSSPTPAGLARVLAAKSRPALEAAQRPDRVPVTTRQLRARLLAEPGKETAGLHASVALRLRGRLDVPALAAALGDVAARHEIFRTTFPGDAQSVHQHIQDALAVELTPVPATEEDLPGLLAERRESAFDLTKDVPWRCELFGLAEKEHVLHLQVHRILADDDSLDVFFRDLAAAYGARREGRVPERAPLAVQFADYAIWEQRLLADENEPGSLPNEQIAFWRDNLAGIDGETALPFDRLRSAVASRRAGTVELRLDAGPYARLMDAAESAGADAFQVVHAALAMLLTKLGAGHDLVIGTTLPRDEDLIDLEPMIGPFARPVALRTEVSGDPTFLEVVTRVQEAVQAAQEHLDVPFERLAELLDLPASLSRHPVFQVGLEVLEEGLGTWDAMELPGLRTDVEPGGAEAMELDLAFKLTDRLDDDEEDCIEGILRYATDLFDRDTAESVARRLVRVLEQVAEDPRRRISDLDIFLDDFERSRPVIAPARWAGAVPPALADLAEDGPPGALLLDDQLCPVTPGAVGNLYVTGPAVDAGKAGRSTVPCPFGTPGHQMLRTGLLARKTSAKTLVVVGERRRSTPSVKTGDYEILLPLQVGGDRPPLFCLHASGGLSWNYQPLLRHLPANQPVYGVQARGLARTEPLPGSVEEMAADYLEHIRAVQPTGPYHLLGWSLGGRIAQAMVALLEAEGEEVGLLALLDAYPVYMGRNATGTVSEEAMRDEEALQKRKEQDLELAGGLVQGPGTRKRLEAVMRNLWEVGPRHIASPFAGDILLFIASMERPAHLPVPEAIASWKDFTSGTIEPHEIPSNHYDLVQPAALAQIGAIVAEKLHSRPKSERTER
- a CDS encoding sulfotransferase domain-containing protein; the protein is MNGIRWIASYPKAGNTWLRCMLAAYISGESPKVWNDVYATTPVLEGMLRYGDLPPVEPTEPVLLKTHLRADVPVLDVLRKSTGKVLYLVRNPRDVLLSSLRMAAIPLDDLERSRAFVREFIATEGHQLAALSPGVGIGSWPENVRSWTESSGDRFPNADLLTVRYEDLRADPVARLAEIMEFLALGEPVEIANIRRAVEASTLERMRELEQQSARVGGGTSPTGQEAGGDGPKFVGEGRYGDRSLSFLGDEIESAYQELLHGDSAYAHYAKQYGYAE
- a CDS encoding cytochrome P450, which gives rise to MSGDDPRPVHVRRHGLDPADELLAAGPLTRVTVGSGADAVTRWMVTTHALVRQVMGDHRRFSTRRRWDRRDEIGGEGIFRPRELVGNLMDYDPPEHTRMRQKLTSGFTLRKMQRMQPSIEQIVTERLDAMEQAGSPADLIEYVAEEVPGAVLCELIGVPRDDRVMFMQLCHGHLDASRSQKRRAAAGEAFSRYLLAMIARERKNPGEGLIGAIVAEHGDAATDEELRGFCVQVMLAGDDNISGMIGLGVLALLRHPEQIAAFRGDERSAQRAVDELIRYLTVTYSPTPRIAMEDVIIGDQVVKKGESVICSLPAANRDPALTPDPERLDVTRDSVPHVAFGHGVHHCLGAALARLELRTVYTALWRRFPGLRLADPAQEDMFRLTTPAYGLTELMVAW